A region of the Epinephelus fuscoguttatus linkage group LG22, E.fuscoguttatus.final_Chr_v1 genome:
AACACAGTGAACATGACTCAACATTAAAACCCTCGAAGACATGAATAAAATATACTTATAGCCTTCCGACACCATCCACTATTAGCAGAGTTGTATGAGTGTTTTAAAGTGTCAGCAGCTCCTCCGTTCTCTCTGCTTAATGCACTGTGGTAGAACAAGAGATATATTCAGTTCTCCTGGAGCTCTTGGACTCACGGTGTCTGCGGGGCTGTTTGGGTTGTCCCTGATGACGTCCGTCTCCCGCCTCATGCTGCTGGTCTCGTCCTCGTCCGTCTCCGTCCGAGTGTCTCTTCCTGCCGTGGCCTCGGAAACCTCCACCCTGCTTCTTGCTCAGGTCGAAGAAGAACTGATGGGACGGCTCCTGGAAGAAACGACAGGAAGGACGGAGAGaggctgagtttttcaaaaataaaattacatcacATGGAGCACCTGTAACACCTGGAGCTCAGGTTTTTAAAATGAGTCGCTTAAATCACTTTTAAATCAAAGTTTCTCAGCAGCAGCCACGATGAGAGCTGGCTGAAACTCATGTGCTAAAAAAAGAAGCTTCAGTGCTTCCTTTCCTTATCTCCTTCAGCTTAGGAAAGGAAAGGTGAGTTTATTGGTATTGCACCTTTAAGAGACAATTTAAAGGGACTTTCATGatgtgaagaaaaacaacatttacaaaCATCATAAAGGACAGTAAAATCTATTAAAATAGAATcacagaagacaaaaaaataaccacaaaaccATTATTGTGCAGTGATAAGTTGCCCTgaatggaacacacacacacacacacacactctctctctgtacctcctcctctgtggcGTTGAAACTCgtcttcagtttgtctgtcttGTCTTTTGCGGAGGATCTGTACGGGTTCTCTGTGACGTCCTGCGGCTGCTTCACCAGCTCTGTGGGATCCATCGTCTTCATGGGGATGATGTTGAAGGCGTACAGATACtgcatcagacagacagacagacagacagacagttgaGGATGTGAAGAAGTCAGACATTAAATATGATGATGTCCAGTGACAGTGTGAGTCGCACAGAATCTAAAAACGTGTGTATCACGTCTGTGTGTTCAGATTAGATTCGATTCATGATtcaggagacacacacaccttcttCTTGGCGGGGTTGTTGACGGTTGCCAGGGCGATGAAGCGACTGACGTGCTGCGCATTTTCCTGGAGGACGACATGATTCCTGAAACACATGAACAGCAGCGTTAACACATGAACAGTGTAACAGGACTGGGTCGTCAGTAAGAAGTTTGgaggaagatttaaaacacatGACTGAAGTTAAAGAACCAAACCATGACaaatacttcagtaaaagttctgctttaaaatgttaaagtaaGAAATGATGAGTGACGTGTTATCAGGAGCAGAGGTGCTGATCCTACCTGTACGGGAGTCTCTCATAGTGAGCGCCCTCCAGTGCAGCGAAGTGATATCGTGGTTTCAGTTTGTCGGCGAGGTTGGCGACGGAGCTGCTCCCACACGACTttgtgttcacttcctgtcacacaccacacacatggAAACAACAGCAGAGTGTCAGAGGTCATTATTTGGACCTTAATCTAACTTCATGATCCATGCAGTCGCTGCTCTGGAGTCTTCCCCAGCAGTTTAAGTCTGACAAGCCGTTACACAAAAGTCGACGTTCAAATGTCAAGTTCTGGTTTAATTTCCTGACATGAATCATTTTCATTCCACTTTGTTTCACTCCAGATTTTCCCCTGTTCGTCCACAGTTTGAGGAGCACGGCACTGATGAGAACATGAGTTGTTTTGTCACTGacgggctcagattgttattctaagtgtgtGACATGAGTCAGATCTTTTTTGTTTCACCACAAACAGCCCTGACGTCACCGTCACCAACTCCTTCACTAACACCAGTGTGTGTATATTGAGGACGTGTTACCGAGGTGTTTCCGTATTGCGACACTCCTCGGGGCCACTGTGACGTCAGCAGGATGTCGACCCCTCTGAACTTGGAGCTGCTGGTCAGCGGGGCCACGAGGGCCGACAGGTCTTTGGACGTGAAGCAGTGAGCGGGGGCCGGCTCCTGCAGGGCCTCTCTGCCGCTGACGTAGGCGATCTGTAATCCCGACACGCCCGTGAACACACCGCGACgaccttaaacacacacatattaacaTGTTTAATGATGGGAGCGTTACTGTAGAAACCAAAGCTCTCTGAGTGGAGTCTCACCCAGATACGTGATGTTCTCAGCCAGCTCGCAGCCGTCGGCGCTGGGGAAACTCTTCACCGTCTCCTGGCTCGCTGCGCCGAGGATGTAGGTGTGGATGGGAGCTGAGGAGGCGCAAAGGAGACTTCAGTTAGAGAAGGAAACAAGGTGTCTGTGTTTTAATTAAAGGAATGAGTCTTCTGGGTTTAACTAAAGAAATGACAGAGATCTGAGAGGTGATGAGATGCTGCTGAAGCTGCAGATACTTTTACTGCTCACTGACTTTTTTAAGATTGCATTTTTGTATCATTAAATTTAAGATAAGGGGAAGTAAAGCAGAAAAGTTCACGGCAAAGGGAAATGATTTAACTGAATTAgatgttttacatgttttaaagtttgttttctgttcagCTGATGTACCACTCTGACACATGCAGCTGTGTTTAAAGGACAGTGTGTCAGAattaggccccgatcacacattTACACTGCAAACACAACGCTGCAGGTCGCAGCAGGACGGGAAGGGGAATTAAAACACAATCAAAATGCAGAGAGTCTGCTCAGCTTTGAGTTTCTGAGTTCCAGTTAAAGTTCCCACAGGTGTGAAACAGGTGTGATCCAGATGTTCGTACCTTTCTTGGCTCCAGTTTTGTACTGCTGCCACTCGGCCTCAGCCTCCGGGGTCGTCCCGAAAAACTCTccgacacacagcagcagctgagacAAGACAAACATCACTGATGAGCCATGACTTCATGATGATGACGACATGAAACATGAGCAGCTGGAGAACCTCAGGATCATttactgaaaactgaaaaaaagacgTCAGATTTTAACTGAGTTGAAATCTCACATCAAACTGTCCCGTCTTCTTCTGGATGGTCTGGACTCGGTTGAACAGAGCATTCAGTCGGCCTTCTACATCTCCACACGCcagactgcaaacacacacacacacacacacacacacacacacacacacacacacacacacagagactttagTGTATGTCTCTATAGCAACAGCAGAACACGGGACTGAAACAGGAAGGACAATGAAAACATATGTCGTCACTCTGCTCGCCAGAAATACAGCAAATGTTCCTTTAACCCTCTGAAACTTGGAGCGACGTCACTTGTCTTGTGCTGCTTTGTGAcacctttcacaagtatttaaacctttgacctctgagcTCACTGGTGTGATTTATTACACACACATGgcaattttttctgtttttcatggtatttttttctgtttttgtgataattttttattttttctgttctttttttgtggtattttttttgtttttcgtgTTTtagttaagagagcaatagaacaacagacacaaaattaatagatttagaaaattattttaaaaaagctagGGGGAAACTATATTCAtaaatatcattattatatatttaaaattacattccagaattattattatgaattattatttgtggcatttcttttctgtttttcgtggtaattttttcttcaatagaacaacagacgctttcattcctttcttgagagctccatataatggaagcaaacatgacccgcttgtttagttgaatccagttttactttgttttgggtttgagacactgggagatactcttgtctttaagtcatatagatggagttatcattagtttgtcgaCTTCACGCAGGCACCTTCAGACTTTGCGGTTGTTCAGACGAAAAGCCCATTCAGATCTGCTGgacactgcagtgtttctccagAATCAGTTGGACACATACggcaaaatacatccatgagcaggagtcaccgtggatgcaggggtcacttgcaggtgaCAGGTGGGAGGTTCCCGCGAGACTGTGAAGTATCTCATCTCCtcattcaggaaaaaaaattaccacgaaaaacagaaaaaaattactcagaaaaacagatttttttttatttgtcaagtgaatacAATACGCTTCCGTAACCCTGAAACTCActtctatttctatttttatttttttttttatctttttagcacaacactgctgcatttccacacactcacacataaatTTACACAAGTGAATTacaaagacaacattttaattCGGCTCACATAACATGATCCGTATTTGCCTTTTACATCAGTAACACCTAAATTAAATGCAGCGGAGTCAGGTCGTAACTCAACATTAAGTTACTGTCAGATTAAATATCTCTAATAATTCATGTGTTTAGTTTGAGTGTTGGTGAGCCGAATGTTTCCTTCAGCATCTATAAAATCGTTTATGCTTTTAAGTCACGTCTAATGATGTTTATAAATGTTCAGATGCGTCACGAGATCTTAAATCATCTAAATTTTGAATGAGGTTCGGCGCGTTTCGTGATTGATTCGGACTCTGGAGGCAAATAGTAAAATCTGACCCTCTCAGGCTGAGACATAACAAACCCTCCATCGTTCAGCACACTGACTaaacattatatttattatGTAATTAATGTACGACACGTTTCACTGTAACGTCACATTACAATctaacagcctgtcacatcGTGTTCAggtgaaataaagtaaaaacacaataaaatcaaCATTTACTGAAACGAGTCTTCATTAAAATCACagttgaaatattaataaagtcAAACTCACACTCTGACCGGTTGTTCCGCCATGTTTTCTCTCAATTTTATCTTCAATTGTTAAAAAGTCAACATTTGGATTTTTGCAGCTTGAACAT
Encoded here:
- the cwf19l1 gene encoding CWF19-like protein 1, translating into MAEQPVRVLACGDVEGRLNALFNRVQTIQKKTGQFDLLLCVGEFFGTTPEAEAEWQQYKTGAKKAPIHTYILGAASQETVKSFPSADGCELAENITYLGRRGVFTGVSGLQIAYVSGREALQEPAPAHCFTSKDLSALVAPLTSSSKFRGVDILLTSQWPRGVSQYGNTSEVNTKSCGSSSVANLADKLKPRYHFAALEGAHYERLPYRNHVVLQENAQHVSRFIALATVNNPAKKKYLYAFNIIPMKTMDPTELVKQPQDVTENPYRSSAKDKTDKLKTSFNATEEEEPSHQFFFDLSKKQGGGFRGHGRKRHSDGDGRGRDQQHEAGDGRHQGQPKQPRRHPQPSGPCWFCLASPQVEKHLVISIGSHCYLALAKGGLTPQHLLILPIGHYQSVVELSSEVVEEMEKYKSALRSFYKSRGERCVLFERNYRSQHLQLQVVPVPLDRCATEDIKEAFMVQAQEQQMELMEIPQHTDLKQIAPPGTPYFYVELDSGDKLFYRIQKHFPLQFGREVLASEAVLNIPTRADWRECKQSREEEEESCKQLRDDFQPFDFAWED